Genomic DNA from Candidatus Cloacimonadota bacterium:
CTTATTCTGCTTTCCTTTTCGATAATATCCGCAAAATCGAACTGGCTCGGAAAGGACAAGGTTCTGCATCTGACCGGAAGTGCATTTATCACCTATTGGAATTATGGAGTCAGTCACGATATTTTCCGCAATCCGAAAAAGAACAGTATTGTTATTTCCGTTAGTATCACATCTTTATTTGGAATCGGGAAAGAGACGAGTGATAAATATGTGAAAAAGACCAAATGGAGCTGGCACGACCTGGTTTATGATGCTGTCGGGATTTCACTGGGAATGGTTTTGATCAATAATTTGAAACTAATCTAAATTATTAATTATTGATTCTTAATTTATTTTCTCATCTCTTCCTGAACCATATTCACCAGATCCAGGATATTTTGGAATTCGTTTAAATATTGAGATTTAACTTTTTTCAGAGGTTTCCCCTTGCCGACGAAAACCTGTCGCACCTGTAAATTGGAAAAAAACTCGACCAGCTCGATGTTATCTGATATGAAAATATTACAGACTTTAGCCAGACAGAAAATCTCCAGGAGATCATTCAGTTTAACATTTTTCACATTCGGATAAATATCTTTTTTAAAAGGAATTCCGGTTAAATAGATATTTGCGGAAAAGTATAATTTCAGCTTCTTGATCAGATTTTCCGTCATTTTGGAGGTTTTCTGATTATGAATATCAAGGGTGAAATGGGGAAATTTATTATAGAAAAATGTATCTTTCATTTTATCGAGTTCGTTCTCAAAACTTTGAAACTCGACTTTTGATTTTCTTTTTGGTAATTTCAAAAAATCAGCAAATTCAATGATCAATTCTTCCGCCTGCTCCGGTTTGGGAATGAACTGCAGGTTGGCAAAATTACCGAGATCCGCAATGATCGCATTTTTGCATTTGGAGAGGACTTTCTTAATATTTTCCGCTTCATTGAAATTTAGAATGATACTGTTATCACAGTTCGGAATTTTACTTTCCGGATGCAAAAAATTGTGATTGGAATTCAGTGCTATCTTTTGAAAAAAAGAAAATGAAAATTCCGGCAGGAAGAAGATGTTTTCTTTGAATGCATCTTTCCAGGAATTTATATATGAGAAAATATGATAAATCCGGTTCGATTCCTGCGGGAAGAACACAATCAATCTTTCTTTTTGAGAACGAATTTCGGTGAAATTCAACTGTTCCGCTTCGAATTTGACTTCGAATAGATTCTTAAATATTTTTTTCTTTAAATTGAACATAATTATTTATCTTTAAGAAACTTTTTTAGGTTGGACTCGACTCGTAACGAAGTGCGAGTCGAGAACAACTTTGAGTCTTGGAGCTGGACTCGACTCGTGACGAAGTGCGAGTCGAGAACAACTTTGAGTCTTGGAGCTGGACTTGACTCGTGACGAAGTGCGAGTCGAGAACAACCATGAGAACAACCGTTTGAAATGGTCGCAATCATCGACTCACATTCCTTTCAGTCATTGCGAGTCAAGTCTTGGAGCTGGACTTCACTCGTGACGAAGTGCGAGTCGAGAACAACCTTGAGAACAACCGTTGGAAATGGTCGTAATCCTCGACTCACATTCCTTTCAGTCATTGCGAGTCAAGTCTTGGAGCTGGACTCGACTCGTGACGAAGTGCGAGTCGAGAATAATTGAACAACCGTTTGAAATGGTCGCAATCCTCGACTCACATTCCTTTCAGTCATTGCGAGTCAAATCTTACTTTTTCCTATTTTCCCAATTCAACTAATTCAATCCTTGATTGGAATCGCGATGAAAACCGTTGTTCCTTCATTTTCTTTACTGTTCAGCCAGATCTTGCCGTTGTGAAGTTTAACGATAAGTTTAGCAGTTGATAATCCGAGTCCCAGACCGCTGGAACGAAATTCAGTTGTTCCGGATTTATGAGCATAAAGGTCATTTAATTCGTAGAATTTGCGGAAAACATTTTCCAGTTCATTTTCCGGAATCCCGATCCCGTTATCCTGAATGAACACGATCAGGCTTTCCTGTCCTTCGACTTCTTCCTGTTGGAAAGCAGAATGTCTCGCTCCGACAGTAACAGTCCCAAAATCTTTGGTGAACCTGACAGCATTCAGGATCAGGTTTTTCAAAAGTAAGGTAAATGCTTCCCAGTTCACTTCGATAGATGGTAATTTGTCTTCGATCTCCAATTTGAAAAACATGTGTCTATCTTTGACAAGATTTTCCAATTCATCAACAACAACCTGCAAAATATCTTTTATATTGGTAATATTCTTATTGATCTCGTTCAATAATTTATACTTGTTAAAATTAATAATATCTTCTGTTGTTAAATATAATTTATCGACACTTTTACTGATCTTCCGAATATCTTCTTCATGAAATTGATAATTTCCGGGTTTTTGCATCCTGTTTACATATCCGTGTAAGGTAACAAGTGGTGTTTTCAGTTCATGAGAGACAATATTAATAAAATCATTTTTCAGATTATCGAGAGATTCAACCTCCTTGTTTTTCTGCCGAAGCGACTCATATTGGAGAGCATTTTTCAGGGAAACAACGATCTGCATCAGCAGCAATTTCATAAATTCTTCATTGATCTCGATTTTGATGCTGTCGGAATTAAAATTATCAATGTATAAAAATCCAAAATCATGATCATCGACGATCAAAGGTGCGCAATAAATATTAAGAGAACTTTGATCAAAATTTACATAACCATCGAAAATTTTGGATTCCTTAGTATCCTGAATAAATATTGGTTTCCTGGTTTTTTGAACTTCACTGAGAACGGTTTTACTAATAAATGCATATTTTTTCAGAAGATGTTTGGAATCATCAAGAGCAATCTTGTAAACATAATTTTCATACTTATCTTTTCTGATCAGGAAACCGCGGGTTCCTCCAATAAAATCAAGAGTAAAAGAGACAACTTCCTGCTCTAATTTATCAAGATCCAGGATCATAAAGAATTTCCGGGTTATTTTCATTAATTTGGTCATTAATTCCATATAATTATTCAACTCGGCAAACTCGTTTATTCTCATCAAAATAGAAGTCAGATGAAAACGCAATATCTTCAAAACAGAGATCTCATCTTTCTGAAATTCCAATTCTCCTTTATCACCAATCACGAAACATCCGACTTTTGCTGTCTTGATCCTCAAAGGTATAAATAAGACATTGCTTCCCATAATTCTTTTTGAAAGAACCAGATTGTTATCCAAACTATTATTGATATTATTCAGAAATTTAGCATTGAATAGTTTCTTATCTTCGATATTCATCGTTAGAAAAGGTGTTTTTTTATTTTTGATTTCATCGCTGAGGATAATGGAAAAATAAAATGGATCCAAGAGTTTATCGATTGTTTTTTCAATGAAAAACTTGATTCTTGTTAGTTCCTTTAATTTTAAGATATCATATAATTCTTCCTGCCAGTTTTCTGAAACAAAAAAAGTTCTTTCAGCGATTTTCAGAGTTTTCAAATGAGAATAATCAGCTATGTAATAATTGGTTTTATTCATATAAATGTTTCTGTCATATTCTGGTAAATCATGAGTTGCATTTTCTATCTTTTTTTTGTATCTTCCAAAGAAAAGTTTTGCCTTCTTGTTGATATTCAAATGAGCGTAAATCTGGATGATTATCTCGTAAGATTCTATTTCCAAAAGGTATAGGTTATTTTTCTGAACATATTCGATAACTGCCAAAAGTTCTCTGATGATTTTCCTGAAACTGATTTTTTCATCTAAGAGCTGGAGCTTTATTTTTCGCAATGCTAAAACTTTTTTCCAATAATTGAAATCATTCTGATCGCACAGATATTCAGCTTTCTGATGCATTTCCGTTGCTTTTTGAACATCTCCCACAGCGAGATAACATTCATTAAGACGGATATAATTTATTGCCTGGGCATAAACGCTTTGCATTTGTTTTGAATATTCAAAAGCCAGTTCAATTACTTCGATTGCCTTTTCGTATTCTCCTTTATTCAGGAGAAGAAATCCATACATCTGGTAATAAAATTCGTTTTCTTTTTTCTCTAAAAAGATACTTTCTGATTTTTCTAATAATTTTTCTATTTTTTCGTAATCTCCGATTTGATGAAGATAATAGAAATATGTCTTGGTCAAAGGAGTTACCTTATAAATGTTTCCTTTAGCAAGACCGGGAACATTTTCTGTAATAAATTTCTGATAATATGAAAAATCATGAATTTTACTTTTTGCAATTGCCAGGTTATTTATAATAGCATCAAAGAATGGTTTGTTTTCCTGTTCTTCTGATTTTCTTAAAGCTTCATGCAGGAACTTTTCTGCTGTATCGAATCTTCCCAACTTTATATTTGCTTCTCCCAAATTTAATAAGCCTAAGATCCTGTTCCGTTTACAATCTACTTTTGAACAGATATCCAGGGCTTCAGTAAAATATTTGACAGCAGTTTTCGTGTTTCCTTTAGTCAGGTTGACATCTCCAAGATTATTCAGAACTGCTGCTAATTTTCTGCGGTAATTAACTTTTTCCCATATTTTCCGGGTGATCCGGAAATTCTTTTCTGCTTCCTCATAATGTCTTTCTCGATGTAAAAATACAGCTAAATTGTTATGCAATGAACCTAACTTGATAAAATAATTAGCATCGTTCTGAGATTTGATAGTTGGTAAAAATTCTTCGATAATATTTATTGCTTCAGATAATTTTCCGGTAAAACCGAAATATAAAGATTTCAACTCGATAAACATGATCATCAAATCATCTGTAAGCTGATATTTTTCCAGTTCGTTAAGACATGCTTTTACTTTTTTAAAATTTTCCTGGAAAAAATAAACCTTACCTAATTTTAACAGAATAAAAGCTTTCATTCGACCTGTAATCGCCTTTTCATAAG
This window encodes:
- a CDS encoding tetratricopeptide repeat protein, with amino-acid sequence VLKYFQDKILTKIPIILGIIKHARQIDDYQSIREYLLKITKIYMERGDYENAFREICDVIEVDFSNKMELAEKDRKKDLKLLLDTSEWTTHNNVPLKLKRIIREMPDCAERHLIIGSFFLTLEKYKLARDRLEKAYEKAITGRMKAFILLKLGKVYFFQENFKKVKACLNELEKYQLTDDLMIMFIELKSLYFGFTGKLSEAINIIEEFLPTIKSQNDANYFIKLGSLHNNLAVFLHRERHYEEAEKNFRITRKIWEKVNYRRKLAAVLNNLGDVNLTKGNTKTAVKYFTEALDICSKVDCKRNRILGLLNLGEANIKLGRFDTAEKFLHEALRKSEEQENKPFFDAIINNLAIAKSKIHDFSYYQKFITENVPGLAKGNIYKVTPLTKTYFYYLHQIGDYEKIEKLLEKSESIFLEKKENEFYYQMYGFLLLNKGEYEKAIEVIELAFEYSKQMQSVYAQAINYIRLNECYLAVGDVQKATEMHQKAEYLCDQNDFNYWKKVLALRKIKLQLLDEKISFRKIIRELLAVIEYVQKNNLYLLEIESYEIIIQIYAHLNINKKAKLFFGRYKKKIENATHDLPEYDRNIYMNKTNYYIADYSHLKTLKIAERTFFVSENWQEELYDILKLKELTRIKFFIEKTIDKLLDPFYFSIILSDEIKNKKTPFLTMNIEDKKLFNAKFLNNINNSLDNNLVLSKRIMGSNVLFIPLRIKTAKVGCFVIGDKGELEFQKDEISVLKILRFHLTSILMRINEFAELNNYMELMTKLMKITRKFFMILDLDKLEQEVVSFTLDFIGGTRGFLIRKDKYENYVYKIALDDSKHLLKKYAFISKTVLSEVQKTRKPIFIQDTKESKIFDGYVNFDQSSLNIYCAPLIVDDHDFGFLYIDNFNSDSIKIEINEEFMKLLLMQIVVSLKNALQYESLRQKNKEVESLDNLKNDFINIVSHELKTPLVTLHGYVNRMQKPGNYQFHEEDIRKISKSVDKLYLTTEDIINFNKYKLLNEINKNITNIKDILQVVVDELENLVKDRHMFFKLEIEDKLPSIEVNWEAFTLLLKNLILNAVRFTKDFGTVTVGARHSAFQQEEVEGQESLIVFIQDNGIGIPENELENVFRKFYELNDLYAHKSGTTEFRSSGLGLGLSTAKLIVKLHNGKIWLNSKENEGTTVFIAIPIKD